A genomic stretch from Haloferax sp. Atlit-12N includes:
- a CDS encoding methyltransferase domain-containing protein, protein MRRFSESYLRRTREGMWDDSRAALADLDLDGRVRILDVGCGTGEFTRVLAEASDARVVGVDADTDLLSVAADRAGIETVAGDATRLPFAADSFDLVVCQALLVNLPDPTAALSEFARVSSDLVATVEPDNAAVGVDSTVESEAALDRRVRDAFRDGVATDVALGDRVRGLFDDAGLSVVGTRRYHHRKLTEPPYDEHDVRSAAKKATGEGLDRHEADLRRGLDDDSYESVRREWREMGREVVQQIRNEEYRRAEVVPFDVTTGQV, encoded by the coding sequence GTGCGACGTTTCTCGGAATCGTATCTCCGGCGGACGCGAGAAGGCATGTGGGACGACTCTCGCGCGGCCCTCGCCGACCTCGACCTCGACGGTCGGGTCCGCATCCTCGACGTGGGCTGTGGGACCGGCGAGTTCACGCGCGTCCTCGCGGAGGCCTCGGACGCCCGCGTCGTCGGCGTCGACGCCGACACCGACCTACTTTCGGTCGCCGCCGACCGCGCCGGCATCGAGACGGTCGCCGGCGACGCGACTCGGCTTCCCTTCGCCGCCGACAGCTTCGATTTGGTCGTCTGTCAGGCGCTCCTCGTGAACCTCCCCGACCCGACGGCCGCGCTCTCCGAGTTCGCCCGCGTCTCGTCGGACCTCGTGGCGACGGTCGAACCCGACAACGCCGCCGTCGGCGTCGACTCGACTGTCGAGTCCGAGGCCGCGCTCGACCGCCGCGTCAGAGACGCGTTCCGCGACGGCGTGGCGACCGACGTGGCGCTCGGCGACCGCGTCCGCGGGCTGTTCGACGACGCCGGCCTGTCGGTCGTGGGGACCCGCCGGTACCACCATCGAAAACTGACTGAACCGCCGTACGACGAACACGACGTTCGGAGCGCGGCCAAGAAGGCGACCGGCGAGGGGTTGGACCGCCACGAGGCGGACCTCCGCCGGGGACTCGACGACGACTCCTACGAGTCCGTCCGCCGGGAGTGGCGCGAGATGGGCCGCGAGGTCGTCCAGCAGATTCGAAACGAGGAGTACCGCCGGGCCGAGGTCGTCCCGTTCGACGTGACGACGGGTCAGGTGTAG